From a single Hymenobacter sp. YIM 151500-1 genomic region:
- a CDS encoding sensor histidine kinase: MAHIEAARGNYRAAYRYAEQGAAIERALLSEAKAKALAESQTRYETQQKEQNIKVLTQRNQLLAQRSEVQRLTAERQRVLRNTGFGASALLLVAMGIGYRRYQSRQRLLRLLDAQNQEKTLLLKEVHHRVKNNLQIVLSLLNTQLRRLREPAASHAIRESQSRVQAMALLHQSLYQADSLARVDMNSYLTELVEALRRTFRAETRGVAIELAVAQVELNTHTAVPLGLIVNELLTNAFKYAFPPGHPNKQVRVELTEAGSALYELQVTDNGVGLPEGVDPSTVRSLGLNLVGGLAQQLDATLTVERTNGTSFRIVFTEVAPEAKHIPMAEFS; encoded by the coding sequence TTGGCCCATATTGAAGCTGCCCGCGGCAACTATCGTGCTGCCTACCGTTACGCTGAGCAGGGCGCGGCCATTGAGCGAGCATTACTCAGCGAAGCCAAGGCCAAGGCGCTGGCTGAGTCACAGACACGTTACGAAACCCAGCAGAAAGAGCAGAATATAAAAGTCCTCACCCAGCGCAACCAGCTGCTGGCCCAGCGCAGCGAGGTGCAGCGCCTCACGGCCGAGCGCCAGCGGGTGCTGCGCAATACCGGGTTTGGAGCCTCGGCTTTGCTGCTCGTAGCCATGGGTATTGGCTACCGCCGCTACCAGAGCCGCCAGCGCCTGCTGCGGCTGCTTGACGCGCAAAACCAGGAGAAAACATTGTTGCTGAAGGAGGTGCACCACCGCGTGAAGAACAACCTGCAAATCGTGCTCAGTCTGCTGAACACCCAACTCAGAAGGCTGCGTGAGCCAGCCGCCAGCCACGCCATTCGTGAGAGCCAGAGCCGGGTGCAGGCCATGGCCTTGCTACACCAAAGCCTCTACCAGGCCGATAGTCTGGCGCGGGTCGATATGAACAGCTACTTAACGGAGCTGGTCGAGGCGCTGCGCCGCACGTTCCGCGCCGAAACCCGCGGCGTAGCCATCGAGCTGGCAGTGGCGCAGGTTGAGCTAAACACGCACACGGCCGTGCCCCTGGGGCTGATTGTGAACGAGCTGCTGACCAACGCCTTCAAGTACGCCTTCCCGCCGGGCCACCCCAACAAGCAGGTGCGGGTAGAGCTGACGGAGGCGGGGTCCGCCCTCTACGAGCTGCAAGTAACCGACAACGGAGTAGGCCTGCCGGAAGGCGTGGACCCCAGTACCGTCCGGTCGTTGGGGCTGAACCTGGTAGGCGGTCTGGCGCAGCAGCTGGATGCCACCTTGACGGTTGAGCGCACCAACGGCACCTCGTTCCGCATTGTATTTACCGAGGTGGCGCCCGAAGCCAAGCACATTCCCATGGCCGAGTTTTCCTGA
- a CDS encoding sigma-54 dependent transcriptional regulator, whose product MQSDYKQLARILIVEDEYVIANDLSSLLLEHMPHTSVLLAKSVPEAVRVITHKHPELVLVDIRLRGEQTGIDLGKLLSTRYRLPFIYVTSHADKQTLQQAVATQPYGYIVKPFEEDDIFVALEAAWNRYTSEQLVRQQACLTEELRAVHHLDSFVAQDPGTHAALQLVQQVAPVDMTALLLGETGTGKELFARAIHEHSARRDQPLVKVNCAALPAQLIESELFGHEKGAFTGAMARRIGKFEVADKGTLFLDEIGELPLELQPKLLRVLQEKEIERLGSNTPLPIDVRIIAATNRNLAEEVAAGRFRADLYYRLSIFPITIPPLRERPGDILPLAAYFLANMSKQLGKPLKGFHATAQQELVNYSWPGNVRELQHVVERAALLASSPMVMTLGLQHAPAETRAANAPSKPALPKPLHEVEREAILAALDFCKGRLRGEGGAAEYLQIPANTLDGRMRRLGIKKGFGTSQTA is encoded by the coding sequence ATGCAGTCTGATTACAAGCAACTTGCCCGCATTCTGATTGTAGAGGACGAGTACGTCATTGCCAATGATTTAAGCAGCCTGCTGCTGGAGCACATGCCTCACACCAGCGTTTTGCTGGCCAAGTCGGTTCCCGAAGCAGTACGCGTAATTACGCACAAGCACCCGGAGCTGGTGTTGGTAGACATTCGCCTGCGTGGTGAGCAGACCGGTATCGACTTAGGCAAGCTCCTGAGCACCCGCTACCGCCTCCCCTTTATCTACGTTACCTCGCACGCCGACAAGCAAACCCTGCAGCAGGCCGTGGCCACGCAGCCCTACGGCTATATCGTGAAGCCTTTTGAGGAAGACGACATTTTTGTGGCGCTCGAGGCGGCCTGGAATCGGTACACGAGTGAGCAGCTGGTGCGGCAGCAAGCTTGCCTGACCGAAGAGCTGCGCGCCGTCCACCACCTCGACAGCTTCGTAGCGCAGGACCCCGGTACGCACGCCGCCTTGCAGCTGGTGCAGCAGGTAGCGCCCGTCGACATGACGGCGCTGCTGCTGGGCGAAACGGGTACCGGCAAAGAGCTGTTTGCCCGCGCCATTCACGAGCACTCGGCCCGCCGCGACCAGCCCCTGGTGAAAGTGAACTGCGCGGCGCTGCCGGCTCAGCTTATCGAAAGCGAGTTATTCGGCCACGAGAAAGGGGCGTTTACCGGGGCTATGGCGCGGCGCATCGGCAAGTTTGAGGTAGCGGATAAAGGCACCCTGTTCCTGGACGAAATCGGGGAGCTGCCGCTGGAGCTGCAGCCTAAGCTGCTGCGGGTGCTGCAGGAAAAGGAAATCGAGCGGCTGGGCAGCAACACCCCGCTGCCGATAGATGTGCGCATTATTGCGGCCACCAACCGCAACCTGGCAGAGGAAGTAGCCGCCGGCCGCTTCCGCGCCGACTTGTACTACCGCTTAAGCATATTTCCCATCACCATTCCGCCACTCCGCGAGCGGCCGGGCGACATCCTGCCATTAGCCGCTTATTTTCTGGCCAACATGAGCAAGCAGCTGGGCAAGCCGCTAAAGGGGTTCCATGCAACAGCCCAGCAGGAACTGGTGAATTATAGCTGGCCCGGCAACGTGCGGGAGTTGCAGCACGTGGTAGAGCGGGCCGCGTTGCTGGCGTCTTCCCCCATGGTTATGACCCTGGGGCTACAACACGCGCCCGCCGAGACGCGAGCCGCCAACGCCCCCAGCAAGCCTGCCTTGCCCAAGCCATTGCACGAAGTAGAGCGAGAGGCGATTCTGGCGGCCCTGGACTTTTGTAAAGGGCGCCTCCGGGGCGAGGGAGGCGCCGCCGAATACCTGCAAATTCCGGCAAACACGCTGGATGGACGTATGCGCCGGCTGGGCATTAAAAAAGGCTTCGGGACTTCTCAGACTGCTTAA
- a CDS encoding carboxylesterase family protein, with translation MLTPDSPHFYTPAGTIIGWRDGAVVRASGIRYARAARFQPPVDEPPSAGPLLATAPGPACPQVVDSLLNQALGPALAGRTYDEDCLRLTVTTPGDGLPTERLPVLVWVHGGSYVSGAGDLAFYDPAPLVAEQRVVVVAVTYRLGLFGFLGRADAPANLGLLDLLSALRWVQRTIAGFGGDPACVTLLGHSSGGDAAAHLLVAEGAAGLFQRVILHSAPLGLAPNRARMTQAMAAAVGAIPADAPYQEVLTREVLAWRAARWAGLKSGMPFGTQYGAYPLPDEAALDQAWRAAAPTVDVLIGATAEELRFFAVIDPKFRWLGRLPLGPALTRRLVAAGSRRIYVDPAAAFANRHAQAGGRAYLFTVTYRPQGSAFGAAHTIDLPLLFGTQETWAAVPLLGDAPWEEVDRAGRQVRRLWAEFARTGALPATAEIPGVLHVRRV, from the coding sequence ATGCTTACGCCTGATTCGCCTCACTTCTACACGCCTGCGGGTACCATCATCGGCTGGCGCGACGGTGCGGTTGTACGCGCCAGTGGCATCCGCTACGCCCGCGCTGCACGCTTTCAGCCACCCGTCGACGAGCCTCCGTCTGCCGGGCCCTTGCTGGCTACCGCGCCCGGTCCGGCCTGCCCGCAGGTGGTCGATTCGTTGCTGAACCAAGCCCTGGGGCCGGCCCTGGCGGGGCGCACCTACGACGAGGACTGCCTGCGGCTGACTGTAACCACTCCGGGCGACGGGCTGCCAACGGAGCGGCTGCCCGTGCTGGTCTGGGTGCACGGCGGCTCCTACGTGAGCGGGGCCGGCGACCTGGCCTTTTACGACCCGGCGCCGCTCGTTGCTGAGCAGCGGGTGGTAGTGGTGGCCGTTACTTACCGCCTGGGGCTGTTTGGCTTTCTGGGCCGTGCCGACGCACCGGCCAACCTGGGCCTGCTGGACTTGCTGTCGGCGTTGCGGTGGGTGCAGCGTACCATCGCCGGCTTCGGGGGCGACCCGGCCTGCGTAACTCTGCTGGGCCACTCCTCCGGGGGCGACGCCGCCGCGCACCTGCTCGTCGCGGAAGGCGCCGCGGGCTTGTTCCAGCGCGTTATACTGCACAGCGCCCCGCTGGGACTGGCTCCGAACCGGGCCCGCATGACCCAGGCCATGGCCGCGGCCGTGGGCGCTATTCCCGCCGATGCTCCCTACCAGGAGGTGCTAACCCGCGAAGTCCTGGCCTGGCGGGCCGCGCGCTGGGCTGGGCTGAAAAGCGGAATGCCCTTCGGCACCCAGTACGGCGCCTATCCTTTGCCGGACGAAGCGGCCCTCGACCAAGCCTGGCGCGCAGCGGCCCCGACCGTAGACGTGCTCATTGGCGCTACGGCCGAGGAACTGCGGTTTTTCGCCGTCATCGACCCTAAGTTTCGCTGGCTCGGGCGTCTGCCGTTGGGGCCAGCACTAACTCGCCGGCTTGTGGCGGCTGGCTCACGCCGCATCTACGTGGACCCAGCGGCGGCCTTTGCCAACCGGCACGCCCAGGCCGGCGGCCGGGCCTACCTGTTTACCGTGACGTACCGCCCCCAGGGCAGCGCGTTTGGCGCGGCCCACACCATCGACCTGCCCTTGCTCTTCGGGACGCAGGAAACGTGGGCAGCCGTACCCCTACTCGGCGACGCCCCGTGGGAAGAAGTGGACCGGGCCGGCCGGCAGGTGCGTCGGCTGTGGGCAGAGTTTGCCCGCACCGGCGCATTGCCGGCTACCGCGGAAATACCCGGAGTGCTGCACGTGCGCCGGGTATAA
- a CDS encoding LLM class flavin-dependent oxidoreductase, with protein MRYGYWMPVFGGWLRNVEDENMRADWDYVKTLAQRSEELGYDLSLIAELNLNDIKGEEAPSLDAWSTAAALAAVTRKLELMVAVRPTFHSPALLAKQAANIDHISGGRLSLNVVSSWWQDEATKYGVHFEQHDDRYARTAEWLHVVDNLWKQDHFTFEGKYYKVTDSILQPKPVSKPRPFIYAGGESEAAKNLIAAQCDGYVMHGDEPAAIGRRIQDLSQRRDKLGLPPMKFGVAAYAIVRNTEQEVQQELARITNVQGSAAGYKNYQQWLAGTQLENQVSLQDYSVSNRGLRSGLTGTPDQLAERIAAFEAVGVDLFLLQCSPQLEEMERFSEAVIQVLA; from the coding sequence ATGAGATACGGTTATTGGATGCCCGTTTTTGGCGGGTGGCTGCGCAACGTCGAAGACGAAAACATGCGCGCCGACTGGGACTACGTGAAGACGCTGGCCCAGCGCAGCGAGGAGCTGGGCTACGACCTGTCGCTCATTGCCGAGCTGAACCTCAACGACATCAAGGGCGAGGAAGCCCCCTCGCTGGATGCCTGGAGCACGGCCGCGGCCCTGGCGGCCGTCACCCGGAAGCTGGAGCTGATGGTGGCCGTGCGGCCCACGTTCCACTCGCCGGCTTTGCTGGCCAAGCAGGCGGCCAACATCGACCACATCAGCGGCGGGCGGCTGTCGTTGAACGTGGTGTCGTCGTGGTGGCAGGACGAGGCCACGAAGTACGGCGTGCACTTCGAGCAGCACGACGACCGGTACGCCCGCACCGCCGAGTGGCTGCACGTGGTCGACAACCTCTGGAAGCAGGACCACTTCACCTTCGAGGGCAAGTACTACAAGGTGACGGACTCCATCCTGCAACCCAAGCCGGTGTCGAAGCCGCGGCCGTTCATCTACGCCGGGGGCGAGTCGGAGGCGGCCAAAAACCTGATTGCCGCCCAGTGCGACGGCTACGTGATGCACGGCGACGAGCCGGCCGCCATTGGCCGCCGCATCCAGGACCTGAGCCAGCGCCGCGACAAGCTGGGTTTGCCGCCCATGAAGTTTGGCGTGGCCGCCTACGCCATCGTGCGCAACACCGAGCAGGAAGTGCAGCAGGAGCTGGCCCGCATTACCAACGTGCAGGGCTCGGCGGCCGGCTACAAAAACTACCAGCAGTGGCTGGCCGGCACCCAGCTCGAAAACCAGGTGTCCTTGCAAGACTACTCCGTATCAAACCGCGGCCTGCGCTCCGGCCTCACCGGCACCCCCGACCAGCTGGCGGAGCGCATTGCCGCTTTCGAGGCCGTGGGCGTGGATTTGTTTCTGCTCCAGTGCAGCCCCCAGCTCGAAGAAATGGAACGGTTCTCCGAAGCCGTGATTCAGGTGCTGGCCTAG
- a CDS encoding ATP-grasp domain-containing protein, which translates to MSQTQKLIGIYYEHPEWFKPLFAELDRRGLPYEKIDAAHHLFDPAETESRYSLVVNRMSSSAYLRGHGQGIFHTAGFLTHLERLGVRVINGTVASGIETNKARQLDLLAGLGLKFPKSRVVNHVSRIPDAAQELRFPLVVKVNIGGSGAGIVRFDTPAGLHAAVEAGQIDLGIDQTALVQEFVAPRGGHITRVETLNGKFLYAMKVYTTGTSFNLCPAEICQIPDEPATTEGDFCLTEAPKKGIQVEATTPPAEVIEAVERLVAAAKIDVGGIEYLVDDRTGEVLFYDINALSNFVADAVNVVGFDPYARFVDYLEEQLAAAAPAVQELNLVNS; encoded by the coding sequence ATGTCTCAGACCCAGAAGCTCATCGGCATCTACTACGAGCACCCCGAATGGTTCAAGCCCCTGTTTGCGGAGCTGGACCGCCGCGGCCTGCCCTACGAAAAGATTGACGCCGCCCACCACCTCTTCGACCCCGCCGAAACCGAGAGCCGCTACAGCCTGGTTGTCAACCGCATGAGTTCCTCGGCCTACCTGCGCGGGCACGGGCAGGGCATCTTCCACACGGCCGGTTTCCTCACCCACCTAGAGCGCCTGGGCGTGCGCGTCATCAACGGCACGGTGGCCTCGGGCATCGAAACCAACAAGGCCCGGCAGCTGGATTTGCTGGCCGGCCTGGGGCTGAAGTTTCCGAAGTCGCGGGTGGTAAACCACGTGTCGCGCATTCCGGATGCGGCCCAGGAGCTACGCTTTCCGCTGGTGGTGAAGGTGAACATTGGCGGCAGTGGGGCCGGCATCGTGCGCTTCGACACGCCCGCAGGCCTGCACGCCGCCGTAGAGGCCGGGCAGATTGACCTGGGCATCGACCAAACCGCGCTGGTGCAGGAGTTTGTGGCGCCCCGCGGCGGCCACATCACCCGCGTCGAAACGCTCAACGGCAAGTTTCTCTACGCCATGAAGGTGTACACCACCGGCACCAGCTTCAACCTGTGCCCCGCCGAAATCTGCCAGATTCCCGACGAGCCCGCCACCACCGAAGGTGACTTCTGCCTTACCGAAGCGCCCAAAAAAGGCATTCAGGTGGAAGCCACCACGCCCCCGGCCGAGGTCATCGAAGCCGTGGAGCGCCTGGTAGCCGCCGCCAAAATCGACGTGGGCGGCATCGAGTACCTCGTGGACGACCGCACCGGCGAGGTGCTGTTCTACGACATCAACGCCCTGTCCAACTTCGTGGCCGACGCCGTGAACGTAGTCGGCTTCGACCCCTACGCCCGCTTCGTGGACTACCTGGAGGAGCAGCTAGCCGCCGCTGCGCCAGCGGTGCAAGAACTGAATCTGGTCAACAGCTGA
- a CDS encoding APC family permease: MTSPLVAAERPELVRGIRRWDLVALIINITIGAGILGLPAKIYALVGTYSLVAYAASAALVTLIILCFAEVSSRFSGAGGPYLYAREAFGPLVGFEVGWLLWLSRLASFAALCNLFVEYATYFWPAVGAGAGRAALMAGLIAALTLVNLVGVRTAALVNNLFTVSKLLMLVLFTGVGLFFVDWRAFSFASPPPVASFSSAVLLLIFTFSGFDVAAIPAGEIQQPQRNVPFALFTAIATVAGLFLLVQVVCIGTLPGLATAERPLASATQQFLGPAGAAAVAAAAILTILGTLNALMLAGPRLLFALAEQGQIPAVFGATHPRFRTPHVALLVSAGLKLALAISGTFIYALTLSTIIRLLYFALTCAALPVLRRRFPARPAPFRVAGGGAVAAVCVGLCGWLLLSSQGTEVRDVAVATVVGLVLYAVGARGRRPWPSSAGTTDIRRS, from the coding sequence ATGACTTCTCCCCTTGTGGCGGCCGAGCGGCCGGAGCTGGTCCGCGGCATCCGCCGCTGGGATTTGGTGGCCCTTATCATCAATATCACCATTGGGGCGGGTATTTTGGGGCTGCCGGCTAAGATTTACGCGCTGGTGGGCACCTACAGCCTGGTGGCTTATGCGGCCAGCGCGGCCTTGGTCACACTCATCATTCTGTGCTTTGCCGAAGTCAGCAGCCGCTTCAGTGGGGCCGGCGGGCCCTACCTGTACGCCCGCGAAGCCTTTGGGCCGCTGGTGGGCTTTGAAGTGGGCTGGCTGCTGTGGCTTTCCCGCCTGGCCAGCTTCGCCGCCCTCTGCAACCTGTTTGTCGAGTACGCCACCTACTTCTGGCCGGCCGTAGGCGCTGGCGCCGGCCGCGCTGCCCTCATGGCCGGGCTCATTGCGGCCCTGACGCTGGTAAACCTGGTGGGCGTGCGCACGGCGGCGCTGGTCAACAACTTGTTCACGGTCAGCAAGCTGCTGATGCTGGTTTTGTTTACAGGTGTGGGGCTGTTTTTTGTCGATTGGCGGGCGTTTTCGTTTGCCAGTCCGCCGCCGGTGGCCAGCTTCTCCAGCGCCGTGCTGCTGCTCATCTTCACCTTCTCGGGCTTCGATGTGGCCGCCATTCCGGCCGGCGAAATTCAGCAGCCCCAGCGCAACGTGCCCTTTGCCCTGTTCACGGCCATTGCCACGGTGGCGGGGCTGTTTTTGCTGGTGCAGGTGGTGTGCATTGGCACGCTGCCCGGCCTGGCCACGGCCGAGCGGCCCCTGGCCAGCGCCACCCAGCAGTTTCTGGGTCCGGCCGGGGCGGCAGCAGTAGCGGCAGCCGCCATCCTCACGATACTGGGCACGCTCAACGCCCTCATGCTCGCCGGGCCGCGGCTGCTGTTTGCCTTGGCCGAGCAAGGGCAGATTCCGGCGGTGTTTGGGGCCACGCACCCGCGGTTTCGCACGCCCCATGTGGCCCTGCTGGTGTCGGCGGGGCTGAAGCTGGCCCTGGCTATTTCGGGCACGTTTATTTACGCCCTCACCCTGAGCACCATTATCCGCCTGCTGTATTTCGCCCTGACTTGCGCGGCGCTGCCGGTGCTGCGCCGCCGCTTCCCGGCCCGGCCGGCGCCGTTTCGGGTGGCGGGCGGGGGCGCGGTGGCGGCCGTGTGCGTGGGCCTGTGCGGCTGGCTGCTGCTGAGCAGCCAGGGCACCGAGGTGCGCGACGTGGCCGTGGCCACCGTAGTGGGACTGGTGCTGTACGCCGTGGGCGCGCGGGGCCGGCGGCCGTGGCCGTCGTCAGCCGGTACTACCGATATTCGCCGTTCTTAA
- a CDS encoding LLM class flavin-dependent oxidoreductase, producing MPLSLPITSVPIRTPQRVAEISWFDDLCGGDTQYLSVLDGAYRSSWAHCRDIVLRAEQLGYSNILLPTSYTVGQDVMTFAAGIAPQTSRINLLTAIRTGEIHPPMLARALASLDHMLKGRLTINIINSDLPGLREQPELRYQRCAETIEILRQAWTQERIVHQGELYQFDMPSDPAKPYQQNGGPLLYFGGTSEGAREVCARYCDMFLMWPETEEMLYETMQDLSARAARHGRQIDFGLRIHVIVRETEDEARAYARKLMSKFDPVKGAEIKSRAQDSWSLGVHRQNQLREHADMEGFVEPLLWTDIGKARSGAGGALVGNPDQIVEKLHRYLDMGMRAFIFSGYPLLDEADYFARYVLPRLPNVSMPQVQGRIPQETPVTPLTTAPLR from the coding sequence ATGCCTCTCTCTCTGCCCATTACTTCCGTGCCCATTCGTACTCCGCAGCGGGTGGCCGAAATTTCCTGGTTTGACGACCTCTGCGGCGGCGACACCCAGTACCTGAGCGTGCTTGATGGGGCCTACCGCAGCTCCTGGGCCCACTGCCGCGACATTGTGCTACGCGCCGAGCAGCTGGGCTACTCCAACATTCTGCTGCCTACGTCCTACACTGTGGGGCAGGATGTTATGACGTTTGCGGCCGGCATAGCCCCGCAAACCTCGCGCATCAACCTGCTCACGGCCATCCGTACCGGCGAAATTCACCCGCCCATGCTGGCCCGCGCCCTGGCCTCCCTGGACCACATGCTGAAGGGCCGCCTTACCATCAACATCATCAACTCCGACCTGCCCGGCCTGCGCGAACAGCCCGAACTGCGCTACCAGCGCTGCGCCGAAACCATTGAAATCCTGCGCCAGGCCTGGACCCAGGAGCGCATCGTGCACCAAGGAGAGCTGTACCAGTTTGATATGCCTTCGGACCCGGCCAAGCCCTACCAGCAGAACGGCGGCCCGCTGCTCTACTTCGGTGGCACGTCGGAAGGGGCGCGCGAGGTGTGCGCCCGGTACTGCGACATGTTTCTGATGTGGCCCGAGACCGAGGAAATGCTCTACGAAACCATGCAGGACCTGAGTGCCCGCGCCGCCCGTCACGGCCGCCAAATCGACTTTGGGCTGCGCATTCACGTCATCGTGCGCGAAACCGAGGACGAGGCCCGCGCCTACGCCCGCAAGCTCATGTCGAAGTTTGACCCCGTGAAGGGCGCCGAAATCAAGAGCCGGGCCCAGGATTCGTGGTCGTTGGGAGTGCACCGCCAAAACCAGTTGCGGGAGCACGCCGACATGGAAGGCTTCGTGGAGCCCCTGCTCTGGACCGACATCGGCAAGGCCCGCTCCGGGGCCGGCGGCGCCCTGGTCGGCAACCCCGACCAGATTGTGGAAAAGCTGCACCGCTACCTGGACATGGGTATGCGCGCCTTTATCTTCTCCGGCTATCCGCTGCTCGACGAGGCCGATTACTTCGCCCGCTACGTGCTGCCGCGCCTACCCAACGTGTCGATGCCCCAAGTGCAAGGCCGCATTCCGCAAGAAACACCGGTCACGCCCCTCACCACGGCCCCGCTGCGGTAG
- a CDS encoding ferritin-like domain-containing protein: MNQPQNQPQSSNSTSQSGNDLLSQAQQWLNQGSLNDLLNQASPALKNVGNQALTRFNKLSTTQKVVGGALLALGALYLTSQGKGSGTQKKQDQASTLNELLYFVNDRIEGYQRAVEESKDPQLSGYYKQLVSQSQRFANELNDYLRQQGGDRQTSTTLKGKFYRGWMDAKAAITGRDEKAILGSNIYGEEWALKAYEEALDDHTLTGAMRQAVERQYKLSQKTYQELQRLADKQE; encoded by the coding sequence ATGAACCAGCCGCAGAATCAGCCGCAGTCTTCCAACTCCACTTCGCAATCGGGCAACGACCTGCTCAGCCAGGCCCAGCAGTGGCTTAACCAGGGCTCCCTGAACGACTTGCTCAACCAGGCTTCGCCGGCCCTGAAAAACGTGGGCAATCAGGCCCTGACCCGCTTCAACAAACTCAGCACCACCCAGAAAGTAGTGGGCGGCGCGCTGCTGGCCCTGGGGGCACTCTACCTGACCAGCCAGGGCAAGGGCTCCGGCACCCAGAAAAAACAAGATCAGGCCAGCACCCTGAATGAGCTGCTGTACTTCGTCAACGACCGGATTGAGGGCTACCAGCGGGCCGTGGAGGAAAGCAAGGACCCGCAGCTGAGCGGCTACTACAAGCAGCTCGTCAGCCAGAGCCAGCGGTTTGCCAACGAGCTGAATGACTACCTGCGCCAGCAGGGCGGCGACCGGCAAACCAGTACCACGCTCAAAGGCAAGTTCTACCGCGGCTGGATGGACGCCAAAGCCGCCATTACGGGCCGCGACGAAAAAGCCATTCTGGGCTCCAACATCTACGGCGAAGAGTGGGCGCTGAAAGCCTACGAGGAAGCCCTCGACGACCACACCCTTACCGGCGCCATGCGCCAGGCCGTGGAGCGCCAGTATAAACTCTCGCAGAAAACCTACCAGGAGCTGCAACGCCTAGCCGACAAGCAGGAATAG
- a CDS encoding S-adenosylmethionine decarboxylase family protein has product MTYPYAPGLHILATFAAPPAALTDAAACEAFFTQLIQDLQLTAVGAAYHAFPEGGFTAVVALTESHLSIHTWPEHGLATFDVFLSNFRRDNADRARQLYQATLAFFGGQEQSRTEVRR; this is encoded by the coding sequence GTGACTTATCCGTACGCTCCGGGCCTGCACATCCTGGCGACCTTCGCGGCCCCGCCCGCCGCGCTGACCGATGCCGCCGCGTGTGAGGCATTCTTTACCCAGCTGATTCAAGACTTACAGCTCACGGCCGTGGGCGCCGCCTACCACGCCTTCCCCGAAGGCGGCTTCACGGCGGTGGTGGCCCTCACCGAGTCGCACCTGAGCATCCATACCTGGCCCGAGCACGGCCTGGCTACCTTCGACGTGTTCCTGTCGAACTTCCGGCGCGACAACGCCGACCGGGCCCGGCAGCTGTACCAGGCTACGCTGGCTTTTTTCGGGGGCCAGGAGCAGTCCAGAACGGAGGTGCGCCGATGA
- a CDS encoding DUF4178 domain-containing protein — MSQAATHPALPAAPAQVPCPECQQVLPVYDALHSTHFGCPHCGAFFEQEDNTKPQILRKYEELPPQQLALPLGATGTLRGAAYQVVGYTLRQEAQSKARWEEYQLWQPGTDAYHQLALYQGHWILIEPTPEQPKVGRPKGNCQLAESTLGTFALYNRYSPRIICAQGEFDWDITEDEHLTVSEFINPPLLLARERRGTNGRAAWYLGRHVEPKEIAAAFGVAAEQLPWPNDVGAVQPPPHQDKWPVLRALCLWLCLAVVVTHLALMAWGNQTVLDQEFTSAPAAPPTTITFGSADRPVVVSPSFTVPGNGALSIDLWADVNNDWVELPFTVVNEQTGQFFEVTRGMEYYSGVEGGESWSEGSKDADALLNSVPAGRYHLNFYPAASDANATPIRFRATVMAQASFGSNAVLALLLLLLYPGILWWRRAAHEQGRWEQSDYSSTPQTPSQS; from the coding sequence ATGAGCCAGGCCGCCACTCACCCTGCCCTGCCGGCTGCCCCGGCCCAGGTGCCGTGCCCGGAGTGCCAGCAGGTGCTGCCCGTGTACGATGCCCTGCACAGCACCCACTTCGGCTGCCCGCACTGCGGCGCCTTTTTCGAGCAGGAAGACAATACGAAGCCCCAAATCCTGCGCAAGTATGAGGAACTGCCGCCGCAGCAGCTGGCCCTGCCCCTGGGCGCCACCGGCACCCTGCGCGGGGCGGCCTACCAGGTGGTGGGCTACACCCTGCGCCAAGAAGCCCAAAGCAAAGCCCGCTGGGAGGAATATCAGCTCTGGCAGCCCGGCACTGATGCCTACCATCAACTGGCGTTGTACCAAGGCCATTGGATTCTGATTGAGCCCACCCCGGAGCAGCCCAAAGTGGGCCGGCCCAAGGGCAACTGCCAGCTGGCGGAGTCGACGCTCGGCACGTTTGCCCTCTACAACCGCTATTCCCCGCGCATCATCTGCGCCCAGGGCGAGTTCGACTGGGACATTACCGAAGACGAACACCTGACCGTTTCGGAGTTTATCAACCCGCCCCTGCTGCTGGCGCGGGAGAGGCGCGGCACAAACGGGCGCGCGGCCTGGTACCTGGGCCGCCACGTGGAGCCCAAAGAAATAGCCGCCGCCTTCGGAGTGGCCGCCGAGCAGCTGCCCTGGCCCAACGACGTGGGCGCCGTGCAGCCCCCGCCGCACCAGGATAAGTGGCCCGTGCTGCGGGCGTTGTGCCTGTGGCTGTGCTTGGCGGTGGTGGTTACGCACCTGGCCCTCATGGCCTGGGGTAATCAAACCGTGCTCGACCAGGAATTTACCAGCGCCCCGGCTGCGCCGCCAACGACTATTACGTTTGGCAGCGCCGACCGGCCCGTGGTCGTGTCGCCCTCGTTTACGGTGCCCGGCAACGGAGCCCTCAGCATTGACCTGTGGGCCGACGTGAACAACGACTGGGTGGAGCTGCCTTTCACGGTGGTGAACGAGCAAACCGGACAGTTTTTTGAAGTGACGCGCGGCATGGAGTACTACTCTGGCGTAGAGGGCGGCGAAAGCTGGAGCGAGGGCAGCAAAGACGCCGACGCCCTGCTCAACAGCGTGCCCGCCGGCCGCTACCACCTCAACTTCTACCCCGCCGCCAGCGACGCCAACGCAACTCCCATCCGCTTCCGGGCCACGGTTATGGCGCAGGCTTCCTTTGGCTCCAACGCCGTGCTGGCCCTGCTGCTGCTGCTGCTCTACCCCGGCATTCTGTGGTGGCGCCGCGCCGCCCACGAGCAAGGCCGCTGGGAACAAAGTGACTACTCGTCCACGCCCCAGACTCCTTCCCAATCCTAA